One segment of Alistipes finegoldii DSM 17242 DNA contains the following:
- the asnS gene encoding asparagine--tRNA ligase — MKSQRIAEILKSGAEDTDIVVKGWVRTKRGNKNVAFIALNDGSCVANIQIVVDLAKFGEEQLKPITTGACIRVDGRLVASLGSGQRVEVQAEKIEIYGTADPETYPLQKKGHSLEFLRDIAYLRPRTNTFGAVLRIRHAMAYAIHEYFNREGFYYFHTPLITASDCEGAGAMFQVTTLDLNDVPKNEQGQVDFSQDFFGKACNLTVSGQLEGELGALSLGRIYTFGPTFRAENSNTPRHASEFWMIEPEAAFYELEDNMELAEDFLKYLIRYALDNCAEDLEFMNKMWDNGLLDRLHFVLENDFKRLDYTEGIEILKASGRKFEFPCDWGCDLQSEHERYLVEEHFKRPVILINYPKDIKAFYMKQNDDGKTVRAMDVLFPGIGEIIGGSEREADYGKLHARVAELGMNEKELWWYLDTRRWGSAPHSGFGLGFDRLLLFVTGMTNIRDVQPFPRTPKNADF; from the coding sequence ATGAAATCGCAGAGAATCGCAGAAATTCTGAAGTCGGGTGCCGAGGACACCGACATCGTCGTCAAAGGTTGGGTGCGCACCAAGCGCGGAAACAAGAATGTGGCGTTCATCGCCCTCAATGACGGATCGTGCGTTGCGAATATCCAGATAGTGGTCGATCTTGCCAAGTTCGGCGAAGAGCAGCTCAAACCCATCACCACGGGCGCCTGCATCCGTGTGGACGGACGGCTCGTGGCGTCGCTCGGATCGGGCCAGCGCGTCGAGGTGCAGGCCGAGAAGATCGAGATCTACGGCACGGCCGATCCGGAGACCTATCCCCTGCAGAAAAAGGGGCATTCGCTGGAGTTCCTGCGCGACATCGCCTATCTGCGTCCGCGCACCAATACCTTCGGCGCGGTGCTGCGCATCCGGCACGCCATGGCCTACGCCATTCACGAATATTTCAACAGGGAGGGGTTCTATTACTTCCACACCCCGCTTATCACGGCTTCGGACTGCGAGGGTGCAGGCGCCATGTTTCAGGTGACGACGCTCGACCTGAACGACGTGCCCAAGAATGAGCAGGGACAGGTCGATTTCTCGCAGGACTTCTTCGGCAAGGCCTGCAACCTGACCGTGTCGGGCCAGCTCGAAGGCGAGCTGGGCGCGCTGTCGCTGGGCCGCATCTACACCTTCGGTCCCACGTTCCGCGCCGAGAATTCCAATACTCCGCGCCATGCGTCGGAGTTCTGGATGATCGAGCCGGAGGCCGCCTTCTATGAGCTGGAGGACAACATGGAGCTGGCCGAGGATTTCCTCAAGTACCTGATCCGGTATGCGCTGGACAACTGCGCCGAGGACCTCGAATTCATGAACAAGATGTGGGACAACGGACTGCTGGACCGCCTGCACTTCGTGCTGGAGAACGACTTCAAGCGTCTCGACTACACCGAGGGCATCGAAATACTGAAGGCTTCGGGCCGCAAGTTCGAATTCCCCTGCGACTGGGGCTGCGACCTGCAGTCGGAGCATGAGCGTTATCTGGTCGAGGAGCATTTCAAGCGTCCCGTCATCCTGATCAACTATCCCAAGGACATCAAGGCCTTCTACATGAAGCAGAACGACGACGGCAAGACCGTACGCGCTATGGACGTATTGTTCCCCGGAATCGGCGAAATCATCGGCGGATCGGAGCGTGAGGCCGATTATGGCAAGCTTCATGCAAGGGTCGCCGAATTGGGCATGAACGAGAAGGAGCTTTGGTGGTATCTCGACACCCGCCGCTGGGGTTCGGCTCCGCATTCGGGCTTCGGTCTGGGCTTCGACCGGCTGCTGCTCTTCGTGACGGGCATGACCAACATCCGCGACGTGCAGCCGTTCCCGCGCACGCCGAAGAACGCCGATTTTTAA
- a CDS encoding TonB-dependent receptor, producing the protein MHLRQLTIPLLTLLPLLAAAGGAQTPERHAAATAAVAGTAGEEPAAADTVIVVDKVQVTAIKQGMVLRSQPVAATIVGSRAIERERIGALKHLSQQVPNFFAPDYGSRMTSSIYVRGLGARIDQPVMGLNIDNVPVLNKDNYDTELADAERIEVLRGPQSTLYGRNTMGGVINVYTLSPLSYEGVRLSAEYGSGDSYKFRASSYYKLTPDLGMAVTGYYTHTGGFFENLATGDKCDWERLGGGRWKTQWRNRTGLRIDNTLSFSVLEQGGYPYAYVGDDIIGDDGRPVVRRGEIRYNDPCSYRRTALSDGLTIRYDAGNFTVASITCYQYSDDEMILDQDFLPLSYFTLRQARTEHSVTEDLVFRSRGDKAYRWLLGAFGFYRHGTMNAPVHFKQTGIEELILKYANENDQSYRYSWGLKDGTGGDELFLGSDFRMPSAGGALYHESNYTLGRWRFTAGLRFDFEHARLRYRNYTDTWYTKTHIKNETAYERPIDIDDRSTLKQTFTELLPKFSVMYSFDETRNLYLTIAKGYKSGGFNTQIFSDVLQQKMMNRMGIGEVYDVQRGVAYKPEYSWNYEIGGHFSCMEGAVRGDFALFYIDCRDQQLTVFPPGQTTGRMMTNAGRTRSLGAEAAVQISPWRTFDINLAYGYTDARFVRYETTVKNDDGDPVRISYKDNRIPYAPQLTLSAGAAWTVPTGVKWLGDLVFQAGVRCAGRIWWNEENTLSQPFYALTDASVRFEHARYSLSVWGRNLTDAGYDVFYFKSIGNEFVQRGRPRTFGITLNINL; encoded by the coding sequence GTGCACCTCAGACAACTGACCATACCGCTTCTGACACTCCTTCCGCTCCTCGCGGCGGCCGGGGGAGCACAGACACCGGAACGGCATGCCGCGGCAACGGCGGCAGTCGCCGGCACGGCCGGGGAGGAACCGGCCGCGGCGGATACCGTGATCGTGGTGGACAAGGTGCAGGTGACGGCCATCAAGCAGGGCATGGTCCTGCGGTCGCAGCCCGTCGCGGCGACGATTGTCGGCAGCCGCGCCATCGAACGGGAGCGCATCGGCGCACTGAAACACCTCTCCCAGCAGGTCCCCAACTTCTTCGCCCCCGACTACGGCTCGCGCATGACCTCGTCGATCTACGTCCGGGGACTCGGTGCGCGCATCGACCAGCCGGTCATGGGACTCAATATCGACAACGTACCGGTTCTCAACAAGGACAATTACGACACGGAACTGGCCGACGCCGAACGCATCGAAGTACTCCGCGGACCGCAGAGCACGCTCTACGGCCGCAATACGATGGGCGGCGTAATCAACGTCTACACCCTCTCGCCGCTCTCGTACGAGGGCGTGCGCCTGAGCGCCGAATACGGCAGCGGCGACAGCTACAAGTTCCGCGCCTCGTCCTACTACAAACTCACGCCCGATCTGGGCATGGCCGTAACGGGTTATTATACCCACACGGGCGGATTCTTCGAGAATCTCGCCACGGGCGACAAATGCGACTGGGAACGGCTGGGCGGCGGACGCTGGAAAACCCAGTGGCGCAACCGCACGGGACTCCGCATCGACAATACGCTTTCGTTCTCGGTGCTCGAACAGGGCGGCTATCCCTATGCCTATGTCGGCGACGACATCATCGGCGACGACGGACGCCCCGTCGTCCGCCGCGGGGAAATCCGCTACAACGACCCCTGCTCCTACCGCCGCACCGCCCTGAGCGACGGACTCACGATCCGCTACGACGCCGGCAATTTCACCGTCGCCTCCATCACGTGCTACCAGTATTCCGACGACGAGATGATCCTCGATCAGGATTTCCTGCCCCTCTCGTATTTCACGCTCAGGCAGGCCCGTACCGAGCATAGCGTGACTGAGGACCTCGTCTTCCGTTCGCGCGGGGACAAAGCCTACCGCTGGCTGCTGGGGGCATTCGGATTCTACCGCCACGGCACGATGAACGCCCCGGTGCACTTCAAACAGACGGGCATCGAGGAGCTGATCCTCAAATACGCCAACGAAAACGACCAGAGCTACCGCTACAGCTGGGGGCTGAAGGACGGAACGGGCGGCGACGAGCTCTTTCTGGGGAGCGATTTCCGCATGCCTTCGGCTGGCGGCGCCCTCTACCACGAATCCAACTATACGCTGGGACGCTGGCGCTTCACCGCAGGATTGCGCTTCGACTTCGAGCACGCCCGCCTGCGTTACCGCAACTATACGGATACGTGGTACACCAAAACCCACATCAAAAACGAGACTGCCTACGAACGGCCAATAGACATCGACGACCGCAGCACATTGAAACAGACCTTTACCGAGCTGCTGCCCAAATTCTCGGTCATGTACTCCTTCGACGAGACGCGCAACCTCTACCTGACCATCGCCAAGGGCTACAAGTCGGGCGGCTTCAACACCCAGATATTTTCCGACGTCCTCCAGCAGAAGATGATGAACCGCATGGGCATCGGCGAAGTGTACGACGTGCAGCGGGGCGTCGCCTACAAACCCGAATACAGCTGGAACTACGAGATCGGCGGGCATTTCTCGTGCATGGAGGGCGCGGTCCGGGGCGATTTCGCACTGTTCTACATCGACTGCCGCGACCAGCAGCTCACCGTCTTTCCGCCGGGACAGACCACCGGCCGCATGATGACCAACGCCGGGCGCACGCGCAGTCTCGGAGCCGAAGCGGCCGTTCAGATTTCGCCGTGGCGCACCTTCGACATCAACCTCGCGTACGGCTACACCGACGCCCGGTTTGTCCGGTACGAAACGACCGTAAAGAACGACGACGGCGATCCCGTGCGCATCAGCTACAAGGACAACCGCATCCCCTACGCCCCGCAGCTCACCCTTTCGGCCGGAGCCGCATGGACCGTCCCGACCGGCGTGAAATGGCTCGGCGATCTGGTGTTTCAGGCCGGCGTCCGCTGCGCGGGCCGCATCTGGTGGAACGAAGAAAATACGCTTTCACAACCTTTCTACGCGCTTACGGACGCTTCGGTACGCTTCGAACACGCCCGCTACTCGCTCAGCGTCTGGGGCCGCAACCTCACCGACGCCGGTTACGACGTATTCTATTTCAAATCGATCGGCAACGAGTTCGTCCAGCGCGGACGCCCCCGCACATTCGGCATCACACTGAACATTAACTTATAA
- the rlmH gene encoding 23S rRNA (pseudouridine(1915)-N(3))-methyltransferase RlmH, with amino-acid sequence MVIELIVIGKTDSKEVASLVEMYARRVNFYCKFAVTALPDIRNTKNLSVKQQRTAEGEAILRQLSDGDYVVLLDERGDEMRSVEFAYWLQKRMNSGVKRLVLVIGGPYGFSEEVYKRSDARLSLSRMTFSHQIVRAIFAEQIYRAFTILNNEPYHHE; translated from the coding sequence ATGGTCATCGAACTGATAGTCATAGGCAAAACCGACTCGAAGGAGGTCGCGTCGCTGGTCGAAATGTACGCCCGGCGCGTAAACTTCTACTGCAAATTCGCGGTCACCGCCCTGCCCGACATCCGCAACACCAAGAACCTCAGCGTCAAACAGCAGCGCACGGCCGAAGGCGAAGCGATCCTGCGCCAGTTGTCGGACGGCGACTACGTCGTACTGCTCGACGAGCGGGGCGACGAAATGCGGTCGGTCGAATTCGCCTATTGGCTCCAGAAACGCATGAACAGCGGCGTGAAACGTCTGGTGCTGGTCATCGGCGGACCTTACGGATTCTCGGAGGAGGTCTACAAACGCTCCGACGCCCGTCTGTCCCTTTCGCGCATGACCTTTTCGCACCAGATCGTGCGGGCGATCTTCGCCGAGCAGATCTACCGCGCCTTCACCATTCTCAACAACGAACCCTATCACCACGAGTAA
- a CDS encoding helix-turn-helix transcriptional regulator, producing MERRPAIAVAAPNVLMGVGMKSILEKIIPAADVELFGDFESFTEADPERFFHFFVAAQLFVTHGSFFRARRSKTILLCSGQPQPAYADMHCIDVCTNEEAIVRDILRMHHGAHRSEHIVPGAVRPEAAPLSGREAEVLALIARGYMNKQIANSLQIGLTTVISHRRNIMEKLGIRSVAGLAIYALTAGYVDAGEL from the coding sequence ATGGAGCGCCGTCCCGCCATAGCCGTCGCAGCGCCCAACGTCCTGATGGGCGTCGGGATGAAATCCATTCTCGAAAAGATCATTCCCGCCGCCGACGTCGAACTTTTCGGCGACTTCGAATCCTTCACGGAAGCGGACCCGGAACGCTTCTTCCACTTCTTCGTGGCGGCGCAGCTCTTCGTCACGCACGGCAGTTTCTTCCGCGCCCGGCGCAGCAAAACGATCCTGCTTTGCAGCGGACAGCCCCAGCCTGCTTATGCGGACATGCACTGCATCGACGTCTGCACCAACGAGGAGGCGATCGTCCGCGACATCCTGCGCATGCACCACGGCGCGCACCGGTCCGAACACATCGTTCCCGGCGCGGTGCGTCCTGAAGCCGCGCCCCTTTCGGGCCGCGAAGCCGAGGTGCTGGCGCTGATCGCCCGCGGTTATATGAACAAACAGATCGCCAACAGCCTGCAAATCGGGCTTACGACCGTCATTTCGCACCGCCGCAACATCATGGAGAAGCTGGGTATCCGCTCGGTGGCGGGTCTGGCCATCTACGCCCTGACGGCCGGTTACGTCGATGCCGGCGAACTGTGA
- a CDS encoding glycoside hydrolase family 2 TIM barrel-domain containing protein — MKRTILLTAAILCAAGIRAQDLYNIKEPPATEILSRPVEAGRIQRTEVVPYDKRHDADARNRAGVEAYIAYTPEAFAATDDAVAVGQVIDIPYVWTDGVVYLHLENVGTAYTLTVNDTEVAEVEDSSTPAEFALTPYIREGKNAVVLTLRRSAADALNAAPASRKAFENSYLYTQNKRSIRDFEIALVPDSTRKFGVLELAIVAQNAFNYDEPVTVGYDIYSPQGKLLDFNIREVVIPGRTTDTVRFSPFIYGTNANKWEPGAKNPPLYKVMLFTRRDGAYREYMPLKIGFGKTEFTDGRITRFDKEIKLVKTRYNAAADRKITLAELKNLKSKGSNTVCPDYPQPAWFYELCDELGLYVIDRANINAPDRRDDRRVGGTPSNDPALADEYLERVKAMYYRSRNHTCVVAFALGGESGNGYNMYKAYEWLKSVEKSRPVIYTDADGEWNSDL; from the coding sequence ATGAAACGTACCATACTGCTGACGGCGGCGATCCTCTGCGCCGCAGGCATCCGGGCACAGGACCTCTACAATATCAAGGAGCCGCCCGCGACCGAGATTCTCTCGCGTCCGGTCGAAGCGGGACGCATCCAGCGCACCGAGGTCGTTCCCTACGACAAGCGCCACGACGCCGACGCCCGCAACCGCGCAGGCGTCGAAGCCTATATCGCCTACACCCCCGAAGCGTTCGCGGCCACGGACGACGCGGTGGCCGTCGGACAGGTGATAGACATTCCCTACGTCTGGACCGACGGCGTGGTGTACCTCCACCTCGAAAACGTCGGCACGGCCTATACGCTCACGGTCAACGACACCGAGGTCGCCGAGGTCGAAGACTCCTCGACGCCCGCCGAATTCGCGCTGACGCCCTACATCCGCGAAGGCAAGAACGCCGTCGTGCTGACTCTGCGCCGCAGCGCGGCCGATGCGCTCAACGCCGCCCCGGCGTCGCGCAAGGCATTCGAAAACAGCTACCTATACACCCAGAACAAACGCTCGATCCGCGACTTCGAAATCGCGCTCGTCCCCGACTCCACCCGCAAATTCGGCGTACTCGAACTGGCCATCGTCGCCCAGAACGCATTCAACTACGACGAACCCGTCACCGTGGGTTACGACATCTACTCGCCGCAGGGCAAGCTGCTCGACTTCAACATCCGCGAAGTCGTGATTCCGGGCCGCACGACCGACACGGTGCGCTTCAGCCCCTTCATTTACGGCACCAACGCCAACAAATGGGAACCGGGCGCCAAGAATCCGCCGCTCTACAAAGTCATGCTCTTCACGCGCCGCGACGGAGCTTACCGCGAATACATGCCGCTGAAGATCGGCTTCGGCAAGACCGAATTCACCGACGGCCGCATCACCCGCTTCGACAAGGAGATCAAACTCGTCAAAACCCGCTACAACGCCGCCGCAGACCGTAAAATCACCCTCGCGGAGCTGAAAAACCTCAAATCCAAGGGCAGCAACACCGTCTGCCCCGACTATCCGCAGCCGGCGTGGTTCTACGAACTTTGCGACGAACTCGGTCTTTACGTCATCGACCGGGCCAACATCAACGCTCCCGACAGGCGCGACGACCGCCGTGTGGGCGGCACGCCGTCGAACGATCCCGCGCTGGCCGACGAATACCTCGAACGGGTCAAGGCGATGTACTACCGCTCGCGCAACCACACCTGCGTCGTCGCCTTCGCGCTGGGCGGCGAATCGGGCAACGGTTACAACATGTACAAGGCTTACGAGTGGCTCAAGTCGGTCGAGAAATCGCGGCCGGTGATCTACACCGACGCCGACGGCGAATGGAATTCGGACCTGTAA